AGGATGTTTCATTGCAGTTCAGCTTTCCATCATTTAAGGGTTAAGAAAAACTGGTTTTATTATTTGGATTTGGACTGGGCCAGATCattatctggtgtaaatcagcattgatcAATGGGAGCTAATAGAACAAAGCAGAACATTAGAGGATGGGTGGTTATTACGGAGTTAAACCTCAGCCCATGAGAAAGAACCCTGAAGTTTAGCACTGGCGGTAGTTTAGTACTAGCAATAGGGTGCACCAAGTAATAGCCAATTAATCTATAAACCAAAAGAATACTTTGAGAAATGTCTCATTGAGAAGCAAATGCATTTAGGAAAGTTTGTCTCCCTCTTCACAGACTGCATCTGCTTTCCCCAAGTGAAATATTTCTAGATGTGCTACAGCTTGTGCTCATTGTGGCCAGTATTTCAGAAATTCATTTGAGGCAAAGGCAAGATCATTTCTTGCCTGGTGTACATGGATCTTCACTCTACTGGTATCAGAATGCAACCTACAATTCAACAGCTGAACATAAAGTGACAAAGTTCACATTGAATTAGTTTGGCTTTCATGTAGACTTCATGCACCTTCTATTATTAGCATTTAAGGGCATTTTTAAGTGTTACTTTAGTGTACATGTATATAATGTCAATCTATATTAAAATTGCAAATAGTTGAAGTCATTTTAGACCCAGCAATTGGGAAACAAATGTCTTCTATCCCAAAATTAATTCATAGTGTATTTTCAACCTCCTGAATTTTCATAAATTCAAAAGCTTTACATATTTTAGCTATTTTAATTCTATTAGTTATTATAAATCTAAGCATACATGAATTTGCAGAACTGGAGGAAGAATTAGGCAGCAGTATAATACCCTgggttcttttcttttattattggCAAAATTAAAGGAATCTTTGAGGCTCACAAATGATTTTTGTGCAAAAGATTAGAAATGTACCAGACATTTACATCATCTGCAGCATAAGGAGTGAACTATATAGTCATAGATAATGTACTTTGTAAAGAGACTGTAAAAGAATGAAAAGAGATTTGTGCATGAAACTTTCCAAATCCATTTTACAGCTGCTATTTTGTACAGCCCacattctatccaaataaaaCACAAACTCGTGTTTCAAGGAGCCTGAAAGCGCATCTCCTACACGCTACAATATATTGTTTCATTGACATAGCCAATCCCTAGTAAAATCTGTAACTCAGTGGAGATATCTGCCAATTGAACAGACACAAATGATGCACATAAGATTCATACAGAAGTGCACTAGCAATAAGCTTTTGCATATAAAACCATCCCTTAAGAAGAGATTGTGCTTGAAACTATTTTATAGCTATAGTATTTTTGTTCATTATGTTTAAGAGGCACTGCATAAATATGAAGTTAGTCACCTAATGCACTTAATATTTCTCAATTGAGGACTATTGCAGCTTTACTCTATGTCTAGGTGCTGATTATACTTTGGTTTGCTTTACAGTAGTAACATTGCACTGGCAACACAGCTGATACTAAGAGGAAAGCTGGAGATACTGCCAACTGGAGGACCAAAACAAGTAGTTCACTCTTTTACTTCTTTTCATGCTTCTTGGTTAATTCCCCTCTTTCTAACTGCAGACTCACACTGCTGTTTACTCTCTTCTCCTTTTGTTGGCTCTCCTGAGAGACTTGCTGAACTGCCTGCAGGATGGCAGTTTGCACAATCTGTTTACTGGCATTCTGCAGCGCAACTTCTTCTTGTTCATTTCCAGATTTCtcacctacaaaaaaaaaaagtttgaaaaaaaggAATTTAAGTATTTTTGCTacttaaaatacattaaatgtaATACTGAAAAATTCTGTTAGCAAATTGTAAAGGTAAAGATTAAATAAGACACCCGCTATAACAGGAGGTGATCTAGAAAGGTGGATCTGTCTACAACATTATCAGAGTCAACACAGACTTCAGCAAGAATGAAGAGGGATGGCTTGTTCCTGCATAGATCCACCACCTGAATGGAGGAGGGGGTGTGCGTCAGATAGAAGCACTACTCAGATATAGAATGGCTACATGTTTACTTGGTAGGTTGAGAGGAGAGGAGCCTTCCACCAACCCTCCTGGGCAACAATTTACTTGGGCTACGCTCTTGGATGAGGATATAGACTTAGCATATCTGACACCTTCTCCTTTACTGCTATATAAAGAAAGACTATGCTTCtaacagtttgtttacctttaataataaaaaaaagcaccAAACCCAAGTCCTGCTGACATCTGTGTCAaattttccattggcttcagaatCTGAATTATTTTAAGGTGTAAATTGATTAATCTGTAACAAACTACAcctgcaaatatatttgcataaaaAAGTTACTTACCTGTTCTGTAAGTGCTGCTCATGAgggtgcagatgtgtattccactcaggtgtgttTGTGCCCAGTGCACCAAGAGTTGGAGACTTTTTTTCCCTGCAGCAGTACCTGTCACTGTCGGGACAGTGTATACACCCTGGGTCTTCTCGTGGCCCCTTCTGAGCCTATGTAAGGGTGCTGCTACCCTAATCCCCCCTCCAGGGAacaggggatggagggtgggtcatggaatacacATATGCACCCACATCtaaaaagaacaacagttacagaacgggcaagtaattattttttcttcGAATGTTTGCAGATGTTCATTCCACTCAGGTGACTCCCCCCCAGTACACGCTTGGAGTCTAGTTAAACAATGACTATAATATTAATTTGCCAAAATTTTCATCTGGTCCTGATGCAGTTATGACAGCATAGTGATGCATGAATGTGTATAGTGAGGACCACATGGTAGTCCTACAAATGTCCAATATAGGAACATCTCTCAGGAAATCAACTGATGAAGGTGGAGCCCCTGTAGAATGGGCTGAGAGTTTGGAGAAGGAGTGTCAGCTATCCAATATGCTGTCGTGATCCAGGAGGTGATCTATCTTGAAATCATCTGCATTGAGACTACTTGCCCTTTCATACAATCTGGAGAGGACACAAAAAGACAAGGTGATTGTCTGAAAGTTTTGGTCCTGTCCAGATAGAAGGCAAACACTCACCTAACATCTAAGATATTTGGAAATTCCTCATCATTATTAGAACGTGGCTTAGGAAAGAAAACCAGAAGTTCTAAtgtctgatttaaataaaaaacggACACTACTTTGGTTAAAAACTGTGGATGTGGCCTCAAGACTATCTTGTCCTTGAAAAATATTGTGTAAGCATGGCTCATTGTCAAAGCTTGCAGTTCAGATACTCATTTGGCTGATGTAATGGCTATGAGGAATATGGGCTTCTGTTCGGGCCAAAGGTAAGCAAATGCTCAAAAGCACACTCCTATGAGCTGCCAACACAAAGTTAAGGTCCCAGGTCAGCACCACATCCCTAATAGGTGGAAAAAGGCACATCACTCCCTTGTGAAATCTAGTCCTGGCAACCTGGAGAATACCAAGCCCCTGGGACAGGGGGATAGATAGCTAAGATTGCTGCAAGGTGAACTCTCAGGGAACTCATGGAAAGGCTGAGGATTTCAAATTAAGATGGTACTCTAAGATGTTCTGGATCCTTGCCTCTGAAGGTTGTAGCTCATAACTAGGGGGCCATATGGAAGACCTTTTCTACTTAGCCATGTAAGTTGTCCTTGTTGACTGCTTTCTACTGTTAAGCAGGACCTCTTGAACTGCCAAGGAACATGACTTCTCCTCTTTGTCTAGCCACTCACAAGCCATGCAGTGAGGTGAAGGCTCTTGAGGTCTGGATGCAGTTTGTGACCGTACTGCTGTGGCACTAGGTCCTGGAGAAGAGGCCGAGGGTGAGGAAATTAAACGGAGAGACCGAAGTCTGAGAATCAGCACGGCCTGAGCCATGCCAAGTCTACGAGGATTAACCTGACTTGATCTTGTTTCTTTGTGAATGACTGGAGGATCAGGGAAAAGCATACATTAGATCCAGTTTCCATACCAACAAGAAGGCGTCGGTGAGAAAGTCTGGACTGTGGCCCACTTGAGAATAAATTGGATGATTCTTCCTATTGTCTTTTGCAGTGAACAGATTGACTAAGGGAACACCCCATGTTCAGAAGATGGACTTCAGCATGCTTTTCTTGAGAGACTACTTGTAGTTGTGGGAGAATCTTCTGTGGAGGAAATCAGCCAACTGATTCTGAATGTCAGGTAAATGTGCCACTACAGGAGTGATGTCCTCTGTGTTGCAAAACTCCCAAAAGCTCATGTCTTCTTGACAGAGCTGAGTGGagcaagccccaccccctcttGTTCAGATAGTACAATGCAAAGGTATTGTTGGTCCAAGTTTGGCCCAACAAGCCCCCTGATATAACTCAGAGCTCAAGGACAATCTGATATGCAGATTGGACTCTTCCTCCAACCAAAGCACTTGAGTTTGTGAGCACCCCAGCCTATTAGAGAGGTATTGATTACAGTTGTCACATCTGAAGTTGGGTGAGAAAAGGGAATGCCTACACATGCATTGTCTGGTGTCATTCACCACTCCAGGGAACATATTACCGCAGGCGGGAGCTTTTTAAGCCAGAAGAACACATTATTTAAGCCAGAAGGTGGCACAGGAAGTAGTCTGAGCAACTAGGTAAATCCATGGCTGACTGCTATGTTGGATTCTCTCACTTCACTCCTGAGCCCTACCTTATTCCTGATTTCTGCCTTCCTGTCCTATTCCCCTGGTTCCCACCTTGTTCCAGATCCCTACTTCTCTGCCCTACCTActgactttggctctgacccttggcttgattcctgactccagctctgacccttggtttGACCTCTGGCTCTGACCCACACCTCTGATTCCTGGCTCCTGACTCTTGCAGCAACCATTAGGCCTGACCACCACTGGTCTGACCACCTACATCCCAGCCCATGACACCAACCTGTTCAGGTTGTGTCTGGGTGATAGACAGATTTCAACCATGAGGCTATGTGGCCCAGCAATCTCAGGCAAGTCCGAGCTGTGGTGGACAGATGAGATCTGAGGGACTTGCACAAGTCATGAATCATTTAAAACCTGTGAGGAAGAAAAGTAGTCAAATTCATAGAATTCAGTAGGGTCCCAATGAACTTGAGCCTCTGAGTTGGAATAAATATAgatatggccaatgggagctgcagagccagcgctcagggaggcagtgcacagagctgcatggccacacctctgcctaggaatgttgccacttccagggaggcacagagctgggtaaggagcctgccagcccaacCAACGCCCACCCCTCAAGTACCAGTGCAAGTTCCAGGCCATGTGgcgccacctgcaccccctgccccgagcactagcaggggtcctgggccgtATGCTGCTGCCcgcctccccaagcaccagcaGGGGTTCCAGCCTCCCATCCCCAGCACCCGCAGCACCCCCCGGGCCACCCCTCTCCCCAAGATGTAGTCAggagtatatagtacaagtcatggacaggtcacgggctatGAATGTTTGTTTACtgccgtgacctgtccatgacttttactaaaaatacctgtgactaaaacgtagccttactcataatGCAAAC
Above is a genomic segment from Emys orbicularis isolate rEmyOrb1 chromosome 2, rEmyOrb1.hap1, whole genome shotgun sequence containing:
- the AKAIN1 gene encoding A-kinase anchor protein inhibitor 1, whose amino-acid sequence is MSSTYRTVAKILKFLFFKLFFFVGEKSGNEQEEVALQNASKQIVQTAILQAVQQVSQESQQKEKRVNSSVSLQLERGELTKKHEKK